In Rahnella sikkimica, the following are encoded in one genomic region:
- a CDS encoding baseplate assembly protein encodes MATIDLSQLPAPDVVEVLDYETLLAERKTTLVSLYPEDQQAAIARTLTLESEPIVKLLEENAYREVILRQRINEAAEAVMVAYATGADLDQLGANGNVPRLTVTAADDTTVPPTAAVMEADGDYRGRIPQAFEGLSVAGPTGAYEYHARSADGRVADASAISPSPANVTITVLSRENNGEASADLLAIVSAALNDENVRPVADRVLVQSASVVNYRVDATLYLYPGPEAEPIRAAAQTKLQAYITAQSRLGRDIRKSALYAALHVEGVQRVELAAPAADVVLDKTQAAYCTGYQLTLGGTDE; translated from the coding sequence ATGGCAACTATCGACCTGAGCCAGTTACCCGCCCCCGACGTGGTGGAGGTGCTGGATTACGAAACCCTTCTGGCTGAACGCAAAACCACGCTGGTATCGCTGTACCCCGAAGACCAGCAGGCCGCTATTGCCCGCACGCTTACGCTGGAATCTGAACCCATTGTGAAGCTGCTGGAGGAGAACGCCTACCGTGAAGTGATTTTGCGGCAGCGCATTAATGAGGCCGCCGAGGCGGTGATGGTGGCTTATGCCACCGGCGCAGATTTAGATCAGCTCGGGGCAAACGGCAACGTGCCCCGCCTGACCGTCACCGCCGCCGATGATACTACCGTGCCCCCGACGGCGGCGGTGATGGAAGCAGACGGGGATTATCGCGGGCGCATTCCGCAGGCGTTTGAAGGGCTGAGCGTGGCGGGTCCGACGGGCGCGTATGAGTATCATGCCCGCAGCGCCGACGGACGCGTGGCGGACGCCTCGGCCATCAGTCCGTCACCGGCCAACGTCACCATCACCGTGCTGTCCCGCGAGAACAACGGAGAAGCCAGCGCCGACCTGCTGGCGATTGTGTCGGCGGCGCTCAACGATGAAAACGTGCGCCCCGTGGCTGACCGCGTACTGGTGCAGTCGGCGTCCGTGGTGAATTACCGCGTTGACGCCACGCTGTATTTGTACCCAGGTCCGGAGGCTGAACCCATCCGCGCCGCAGCGCAAACGAAGCTGCAAGCCTACATCACCGCACAGTCACGCCTGGGGCGCGACATCCGCAAATCTGCCCTTTACGCCGCCCTGCACGTTGAGGGCGTGCAGCGGGTGGAGCTGGCCGCGCCTGCGGCGGATGTTGTCCTGGACAAAACCCAGGCCGCCTACTGCACCGGCTACCAGTTAACGCTCGGCGGCACCGATGAATAG
- a CDS encoding phage tail protein I — protein MNSRLLPVGSSSLEVAAAQACAAIDALPVPLRQLWNPDNCPLPLLPYLAWAWSVDRWDETWPESTKRGVVRAAYFVHRHKGTVGALRRVVEPLGYLIRVSEWWKTNDTPGTFRLDVGVLETGITDDMYQELERLIDDAKPCSRHLIGLSINLDVSGAFPVAAASYSGDLLTVYPYTPENITVSGSGFAGAAVHHIDTVRINP, from the coding sequence ATGAATAGCCGCCTGCTGCCGGTGGGGTCGTCCTCGCTGGAAGTAGCCGCCGCGCAGGCGTGCGCCGCCATTGACGCGCTGCCGGTGCCGCTGCGTCAGCTCTGGAACCCCGACAACTGCCCGCTGCCGCTGCTGCCATATCTGGCGTGGGCGTGGTCGGTTGACCGGTGGGATGAAACCTGGCCGGAGTCCACGAAGCGCGGCGTGGTGCGGGCGGCGTATTTTGTACACCGGCATAAGGGCACCGTGGGCGCGCTGCGCCGCGTGGTGGAGCCGCTCGGCTATCTGATCCGCGTGAGCGAATGGTGGAAAACCAACGACACGCCAGGCACGTTTCGCCTGGATGTCGGCGTGCTGGAAACCGGCATCACCGATGACATGTATCAGGAGCTGGAGCGCCTGATTGACGACGCCAAACCGTGCAGCCGCCATCTGATTGGCCTGTCCATCAACCTCGACGTCAGCGGTGCGTTTCCCGTTGCCGCCGCAAGCTACAGCGGCGACCTGCTGACCGTTTACCCCTACACCCCTGAAAACATCACCGTCTCCGGCAGCGGTTTCGCCGGTGCGGCGGTTCACCATATCGACACCGTGAGGATTAACCCGTGA
- a CDS encoding tail fiber assembly protein — MFYAASTNSYYLPESPWLPDDCVNITEETYQALLEGGRSGQVLTTDEKGYPVLVARTWSPEELQEIAGSQRVALLAMADDATKTLRTDLMLGIITDDDKARLTTWQTYIKALKAVDTARTPDITWPEIPA, encoded by the coding sequence ATGTTTTATGCTGCGTCTACCAATTCTTATTACCTGCCGGAATCCCCCTGGCTGCCGGATGATTGCGTGAACATCACGGAGGAAACGTATCAGGCACTACTTGAGGGTGGCCGTTCCGGACAGGTGCTGACTACCGATGAAAAAGGCTATCCCGTGCTGGTTGCCCGTACCTGGTCGCCGGAGGAACTACAGGAGATTGCCGGATCCCAGCGCGTGGCACTTCTGGCTATGGCCGACGACGCCACCAAAACGCTGAGAACGGATCTGATGCTCGGGATAATCACCGACGACGATAAGGCGAGGCTCACCACCTGGCAAACCTATATCAAAGCGCTGAAAGCGGTGGACACCGCCCGCACGCCGGATATTACCTGGCCTGAAATTCCCGCCTGA
- a CDS encoding phage tail sheath protein, whose amino-acid sequence MADYHHGVRVVEINDGTRVISTVSTAIIGMVCTASDADADAFPLDTPVLITNVLTAAGKAGTKGTLYQSLMAIANQAKPVVVVVRVKEGEDDAATTSNIIGGTDATGMYTGMKALLSAQTELGVKPRILGVPGLDNQDVATALAAVCQQLRAFGYVSAWGCKTVSDAIKYRDNFSQRELMVVWPDFVSWNTTTNASDIAPATAYALGLRAKIDAETGWHKTLSNVGINGVTGLSASVYWDLQTTGTDADLLNQACVTTLIRKDGFKFWGQRTCSDDPLFLFENYTRTAQVLADTMADAHLWAMDRPMTPTLIKDMIAGINAKLREMKTAGYIIDGNCWYDAEANTVDTLKAGKLTLDYDYTPVPPLEDLTLRQRITDQYLATFATSVNS is encoded by the coding sequence ATGGCTGATTATCATCACGGTGTGCGCGTTGTTGAAATCAACGACGGCACCCGCGTTATCTCCACCGTTTCCACCGCCATCATCGGGATGGTCTGCACGGCATCCGATGCCGACGCCGACGCGTTCCCCCTCGATACGCCGGTGCTTATCACCAACGTCCTGACCGCCGCCGGAAAGGCAGGCACCAAAGGCACGCTGTATCAGTCGCTGATGGCGATTGCCAACCAGGCAAAACCGGTTGTTGTCGTCGTGCGCGTCAAAGAAGGTGAAGACGACGCCGCAACCACTTCCAACATCATCGGCGGCACCGACGCCACCGGCATGTATACCGGCATGAAAGCCCTGCTGTCCGCGCAAACTGAACTCGGCGTAAAGCCGCGCATTCTCGGCGTGCCGGGGCTGGATAATCAGGACGTCGCCACCGCACTTGCCGCCGTCTGTCAGCAGCTGCGCGCCTTTGGTTACGTCAGCGCCTGGGGCTGCAAAACCGTGTCCGATGCCATTAAGTACCGCGACAATTTCAGCCAGCGTGAACTGATGGTTGTCTGGCCGGATTTCGTGTCCTGGAACACCACCACCAATGCCAGCGACATCGCGCCTGCCACCGCTTACGCGCTCGGCCTGCGTGCCAAAATCGACGCCGAAACTGGCTGGCATAAAACCCTTTCGAACGTTGGAATCAACGGCGTCACCGGCCTGTCTGCCAGCGTGTACTGGGATTTGCAGACCACCGGCACCGATGCCGACCTGCTGAACCAGGCGTGCGTCACCACCCTTATCCGCAAAGACGGCTTTAAGTTCTGGGGGCAGCGCACATGTTCTGACGATCCGCTGTTCCTGTTTGAGAACTACACCCGCACCGCGCAGGTGCTGGCCGATACCATGGCGGACGCGCACCTGTGGGCGATGGACAGGCCAATGACCCCGACGCTTATCAAAGACATGATTGCGGGCATTAACGCCAAGCTGCGCGAAATGAAAACCGCCGGTTACATCATTGACGGTAACTGCTGGTATGACGCAGAAGCCAACACCGTGGACACCCTGAAAGCGGGCAAACTCACCCTTGATTACGACTATACGCCGGTGCCGCCGCTGGAAGATTTAACCCTGCGTCAGCGCATCACCGACCAGTACCTGGCGACGTTCGCCACGTCCGTTAACAGCTAA
- a CDS encoding phage major tail tube protein, with the protein MALPKKLKYLNLFNDGNSYLGLVSALTLPKLTRKLENYRGGGMTGSASVDFGLDDDALSFEWTVGGLDELVLQQWGAVDAVPLRFAGSFQRDDTGETSAVEVTMRGRHKEMDFGEYKQGEDTETKITTQCTYFKLVIDGKDMIEVDTVNMVEIVGGVDRVAEHRKNIGL; encoded by the coding sequence ATGGCACTGCCTAAGAAACTGAAATACCTGAACCTGTTTAACGACGGAAACAGCTATCTCGGCCTGGTCAGCGCGCTGACGCTGCCGAAACTGACCCGCAAGCTGGAGAACTATCGCGGCGGCGGCATGACCGGCTCCGCCTCCGTTGATTTTGGCCTGGACGACGACGCGCTGAGCTTTGAGTGGACGGTGGGCGGGCTGGATGAACTGGTGTTGCAGCAGTGGGGCGCGGTCGATGCCGTGCCGCTGCGCTTTGCCGGTTCCTTCCAGCGTGATGACACCGGTGAAACCTCCGCCGTGGAAGTCACGATGCGCGGCCGCCACAAGGAAATGGATTTCGGCGAGTACAAACAGGGCGAAGACACCGAAACCAAAATCACCACCCAGTGCACCTATTTCAAGCTGGTGATTGACGGCAAAGACATGATTGAAGTCGATACCGTGAACATGGTGGAAATCGTCGGCGGCGTTGACCGCGTGGCGGAACACCGCAAAAACATCGGCCTGTAA
- a CDS encoding phage tail assembly protein, translating into MSEHNENIVILEEPIKRGDTLINQIEVIKPNAGHLRGIGLAALANADVDALTVILPRITAPNLTAQDCKSLNLPDLIALAGKVIGFLSPKSEQ; encoded by the coding sequence ATGTCAGAACACAATGAAAACATCGTAATTCTGGAAGAACCGATTAAGCGCGGCGACACGCTGATTAACCAGATTGAAGTCATCAAACCCAATGCCGGACACCTGCGCGGCATTGGCCTGGCGGCGCTGGCGAATGCCGACGTTGACGCACTCACCGTCATTCTGCCGCGCATTACCGCCCCGAACCTGACCGCTCAGGACTGCAAAAGCCTGAACCTGCCCGACCTGATTGCCCTGGCGGGTAAGGTGATTGGTTTTTTATCGCCGAAATCGGAACAGTAA
- a CDS encoding GpE family phage tail protein, producing MADIAVIFHWPPSEMNPMTLTELCAWRHKAMQRSGATDSE from the coding sequence ATGGCGGATATCGCGGTGATCTTTCACTGGCCGCCGTCAGAAATGAACCCGATGACGCTGACCGAACTTTGCGCGTGGCGTCATAAGGCCATGCAGCGCAGCGGAGCCACCGACAGTGAGTAA
- a CDS encoding phage tail tape measure protein, with the protein MSNLKLEVLLKAVDQATRPFKAVQNASKALSGDIRNSQNSLKDLNAQAGRIDGFRKSSAQMAVTAQKLKDAKTEAQALAIQFRNTANPTRAQTQAMESAKRTAQELQTKFNGLRQSVQRQRTELSQAGISTRNLAESERRLRTSISETTAQLNRQRESLARVSAQQAKLNAVRGRYQAGKQFAGSVTAAGAAGVGIATAGTAAGVGILKPGFDFAQKNSELQATLGLSKDSADMLALRTQARQLGDNTAASADDAAAAQIIVAKSGADKDGILAATPTILNLSLANKRTMEENATLLMGVKSAFGMTNDTVAHIGDVLSTAMNKSAATFEGLSDTMTYAAPVAKQAGISVEETAAMAAALADAKITGSMAGTGARAVITRLQAPTGTAAAALGELKVKTADSKGNMRPLFTILKEMQKSFEKNKLGSSQRAQYMKAIFGEEASSAAAVLMGDASSGKLDELSKALKTSDGKTEALVAVMQDNLGGDFKEFQSAYEAVGTDLFDQQDSSLRNLVQTATGYVLQLDKWIVNNKALATTLGKVAGGALLITGALGVFGLVAGPVISGINLIVAAAGILWTILGTVGGAIATVIGGLTLPIVAIGVAIVAGALLIRKYWEPISAFFAGVIEGLGIAFAPVKELFAPLQPVFDWLGDKLKMVWQWFKDLIAPVKSTQDTLNNCKDTGVMFGQAIANALTAPLQAFNKLRQGVDWLLEKLGIIKDESADLDKNANKANHAAGTGREPVALPAGNALGGAYVPVSTGGGGGYVDRSIHNYQISAGNALGGADASKQIRAELEARDRARAAQQRSRMDND; encoded by the coding sequence GTGAGTAACTTAAAATTAGAGGTGCTGTTAAAAGCGGTTGACCAGGCGACCCGCCCGTTTAAAGCGGTGCAAAACGCCAGTAAAGCGCTGTCCGGCGATATCCGCAATTCACAAAACAGCCTCAAAGACCTGAACGCTCAGGCCGGGAGAATTGACGGGTTCAGAAAATCCAGCGCCCAGATGGCCGTCACGGCTCAAAAGCTCAAAGACGCCAAAACGGAAGCGCAGGCGCTGGCGATCCAGTTCAGAAATACCGCCAATCCTACCCGCGCGCAGACGCAGGCCATGGAGTCCGCGAAGCGCACCGCCCAGGAGTTGCAGACTAAATTCAACGGGCTGAGGCAGTCGGTGCAGCGCCAGCGCACCGAGCTGTCGCAGGCGGGGATAAGTACGCGCAACCTGGCTGAGTCTGAGCGCCGCCTGAGAACCTCTATCAGTGAAACCACGGCGCAGCTCAACCGGCAGCGTGAATCTCTGGCACGCGTCAGCGCGCAGCAGGCCAAACTCAACGCGGTAAGAGGACGTTATCAGGCCGGTAAACAGTTCGCCGGAAGCGTGACCGCCGCCGGTGCGGCTGGCGTGGGCATTGCGACGGCGGGCACGGCGGCGGGTGTCGGGATACTCAAGCCTGGTTTTGACTTTGCGCAGAAAAACTCAGAACTCCAGGCAACGCTCGGGTTGTCCAAAGACTCGGCGGACATGCTGGCTTTGCGCACGCAGGCGCGGCAGCTCGGCGACAACACCGCCGCCTCTGCTGACGATGCCGCCGCCGCGCAAATCATCGTGGCGAAATCCGGCGCGGATAAGGACGGCATTCTGGCGGCGACGCCGACCATCCTGAATCTGTCCCTGGCGAACAAGCGCACCATGGAGGAGAACGCCACGCTGCTGATGGGCGTGAAATCCGCGTTTGGCATGACCAATGACACAGTGGCGCACATCGGCGATGTGCTTTCCACGGCCATGAATAAGTCTGCCGCCACCTTTGAAGGGCTGTCTGACACCATGACCTACGCCGCGCCCGTGGCAAAACAGGCCGGTATCAGCGTCGAGGAAACCGCTGCGATGGCCGCCGCGCTGGCGGATGCCAAAATCACCGGCTCGATGGCGGGCACCGGTGCCCGTGCGGTCATTACCCGATTGCAGGCACCGACGGGCACCGCCGCCGCGGCGCTCGGTGAGCTGAAGGTGAAGACGGCGGACAGCAAAGGCAACATGCGCCCGCTGTTTACCATCCTGAAGGAAATGCAAAAGAGCTTTGAGAAAAACAAGCTCGGTTCGTCGCAGCGTGCGCAGTACATGAAGGCCATCTTTGGCGAGGAAGCGAGCTCGGCGGCGGCGGTGCTGATGGGCGATGCATCATCGGGAAAACTGGATGAACTGAGTAAGGCACTCAAAACCTCGGATGGTAAAACCGAGGCGCTGGTGGCGGTGATGCAGGACAACCTGGGCGGCGACTTTAAGGAATTTCAGTCCGCCTACGAGGCCGTCGGCACTGACCTGTTTGACCAGCAGGATTCTTCCCTGCGCAACCTGGTGCAGACCGCTACCGGCTACGTGCTCCAACTGGATAAGTGGATTGTGAACAATAAAGCCCTGGCGACCACCCTTGGCAAGGTGGCGGGCGGTGCGCTGCTGATTACCGGCGCGCTTGGGGTGTTTGGCCTGGTGGCGGGTCCGGTTATCAGCGGCATCAATCTGATTGTCGCCGCTGCCGGTATCCTCTGGACAATTCTCGGCACGGTAGGCGGTGCGATTGCGACGGTGATCGGCGGGCTCACGCTGCCGATAGTCGCGATTGGCGTGGCGATTGTCGCCGGTGCGCTGCTTATCCGTAAATACTGGGAGCCGATCAGCGCCTTCTTTGCGGGTGTGATTGAAGGGCTGGGGATTGCGTTCGCGCCGGTAAAAGAGCTGTTTGCACCGCTCCAGCCGGTTTTTGACTGGCTTGGCGATAAGCTGAAAATGGTCTGGCAGTGGTTCAAAGACCTCATTGCGCCGGTGAAATCCACACAGGACACCCTGAATAACTGCAAGGACACCGGCGTGATGTTCGGGCAGGCCATCGCAAACGCGCTGACTGCGCCGCTGCAGGCATTCAATAAGCTGCGTCAGGGCGTGGACTGGCTGCTGGAGAAGCTCGGCATCATCAAGGATGAATCAGCAGACCTGGATAAAAACGCCAACAAAGCCAATCACGCCGCCGGTACAGGACGGGAGCCGGTTGCACTGCCAGCGGGGAACGCGCTGGGCGGTGCGTATGTGCCGGTGTCTACCGGTGGGGGTGGCGGCTACGTTGACCGCAGCATCCACAACTACCAGATTTCAGCCGGTAACGCTCTGGGCGGTGCGGATGCCAGCAAACAAATCCGCGCCGAGCTGGAAGCCCGTGACCGCGCCCGCGCGGCACAGCAGCGTTCCCGCATGGATAACGATTAA
- a CDS encoding phage tail protein: protein MMLTLGLFVFQLQTVPYQSLQRDVVYRWPVNNRVGLRPLPQFLGVNEEKITLSGVLMPEITGGKLSLLALNLMADQGKAWPLLEGSGTIYGMFVVNSVSETHTEFFSNGAPRKIEFTLTLTRVDESLAAMFGDMKAQADGLLDKAGGLTGQLGGLL from the coding sequence ATGATGTTAACCCTCGGGCTGTTTGTGTTTCAGTTGCAGACCGTCCCTTATCAAAGTTTACAGCGCGATGTCGTTTACCGCTGGCCGGTAAACAACCGCGTCGGCCTGCGCCCGCTGCCGCAGTTCCTCGGCGTGAATGAGGAGAAAATTACCCTGTCCGGCGTGCTGATGCCGGAAATCACCGGCGGGAAGTTGTCACTGCTGGCACTGAACCTGATGGCCGATCAGGGCAAGGCCTGGCCGTTGCTGGAGGGCAGCGGCACCATTTACGGGATGTTCGTGGTGAACAGCGTCAGCGAAACCCATACAGAGTTTTTCTCCAACGGCGCGCCACGAAAGATTGAATTTACCCTGACGCTGACCCGCGTGGATGAATCCCTGGCGGCGATGTTCGGCGACATGAAAGCCCAGGCCGACGGGCTGCTGGATAAGGCCGGTGGTTTAACCGGACAGCTGGGAGGTCTGCTGTGA
- a CDS encoding phage late control D family protein, translating to MTIGAGAQFAPDFTVTVGGRDITQDVSNRLISLTLTDNRGFEADQLDIELSDTDGLLDMPPRGAVINIALGWKGQALTNKGNFTVDEVEHRGTPDTLTIRARSADYRGSLNSRRDNSYHDTTLEAVVSAVAARNNLKPAIAEPFKGVKVSHIDQTQETDAKFITRLAELNGAVVAIKAGNLLFIKPGAAKTASGKPIPQMTIVRSDGDGHTFNIADRGAYTGVSASWLHTKDPKPKKVKVQRKPKVQYLRALQHPKAKKVSTKVQKTPEAKEGDYLVGSEDNVFALTTIYATQKAAMRAAQAKWDKLQRGVAEFSISLARGRADLFPETPVAVSGFKSVIDAQPWIISKVTHSLGNSGFVTTLNLEVLLSDVSYEASGDDSA from the coding sequence ATGACCATCGGAGCCGGTGCGCAGTTTGCGCCGGACTTCACGGTGACCGTGGGCGGCAGAGACATCACGCAGGACGTCAGCAACCGGCTGATTTCTCTGACGCTTACAGACAACCGTGGCTTTGAAGCTGACCAGCTCGACATCGAGCTAAGCGACACCGACGGCCTGCTGGATATGCCGCCACGCGGCGCGGTGATTAATATTGCGCTGGGCTGGAAAGGCCAGGCGCTGACGAACAAAGGCAACTTTACCGTGGATGAGGTGGAGCACCGCGGAACGCCGGATACGCTGACTATCCGCGCCCGCAGTGCGGACTATCGCGGTAGCCTGAATTCCCGTCGCGACAACTCTTATCACGACACGACGCTGGAGGCGGTGGTGTCGGCAGTGGCGGCGCGCAATAACCTCAAGCCCGCCATCGCCGAGCCGTTCAAGGGCGTGAAGGTGTCGCACATCGACCAGACGCAGGAAACCGACGCGAAGTTTATTACCCGCCTGGCGGAGCTGAACGGCGCGGTTGTTGCCATCAAGGCCGGTAATCTTCTGTTTATCAAGCCAGGCGCGGCGAAGACGGCCAGTGGGAAGCCTATCCCGCAGATGACGATTGTCCGCAGCGACGGCGACGGGCATACGTTTAATATTGCTGACCGTGGGGCTTATACCGGCGTGTCGGCAAGCTGGCTGCATACCAAAGACCCGAAACCGAAAAAGGTGAAGGTGCAGCGGAAACCGAAAGTGCAGTACCTGCGCGCCCTGCAACACCCGAAGGCGAAAAAGGTCAGCACGAAGGTACAGAAAACGCCGGAGGCAAAGGAAGGCGATTACCTGGTGGGCAGTGAAGACAATGTGTTTGCGCTCACCACCATCTACGCCACGCAGAAAGCGGCCATGCGTGCAGCACAGGCAAAATGGGACAAACTCCAGCGCGGCGTCGCGGAGTTCTCGATCTCCCTGGCTCGCGGGCGGGCTGATTTATTTCCTGAGACGCCAGTGGCCGTGTCCGGATTTAAATCCGTGATCGACGCGCAGCCCTGGATAATCAGCAAGGTGACACACAGTCTGGGGAACAGTGGGTTTGTTACGACGCTGAATCTGGAGGTGTTGCTTTCGGATGTGAGTTATGAGGCGAGCGGGGACGATAGCGCGTGA
- a CDS encoding DNA-binding transcriptional regulator, whose translation MMHCPKCQHAAHARSSRYLSINTKERYHQCQNINCSCTFKTHESIADIIVEPGTVHAVQLHPDKHQQQSLQMH comes from the coding sequence ATGATGCACTGCCCGAAATGCCAGCACGCCGCACACGCCCGTTCCAGCCGTTATCTGAGCATCAATACTAAAGAACGTTACCACCAGTGCCAGAATATCAATTGCAGTTGTACGTTCAAAACGCATGAATCGATCGCCGACATCATTGTTGAACCAGGCACCGTTCATGCTGTTCAGTTGCATCCGGATAAGCATCAGCAACAATCTTTGCAGATGCATTAA
- a CDS encoding phage integrase — protein sequence MSVRKLSTGKWLCECYPNGREGKRCRRQFDSKGEALAFETYTMDQAKNKPWLGEKEDRRKLSELVDLWYSLHGCSLNDKKGRLGKLKIISAGMGDPIASMITPKDWAHYRDQRLRGEIDNGYSTSLATRKVSTGTVNCEHAFLRAVFNELKRLGEWSLPNPLENIREFDQPEREMAWLTQEQILLLMAACEQHGNDELTLIVKVCLSTGARWNEAAKIKSSQISPYKITFINTKGKKNRTVPLTRPLYDELIARKGAPFLPCYKQFYRVIRLAGIELPEGQMTHVLRHTFASHFMMAGGNIIVLQRILGHSDIRVTMRYAHFAPDHLEDAIHLNPLAQMVGNKNLIS from the coding sequence ATGAGTGTAAGAAAGCTGTCTACCGGCAAATGGTTATGCGAGTGCTATCCGAACGGACGCGAGGGCAAGCGGTGCCGCAGGCAGTTTGATTCCAAAGGGGAAGCCTTAGCCTTTGAGACTTACACCATGGATCAGGCAAAGAACAAACCGTGGCTGGGCGAGAAGGAAGACCGGCGAAAGCTGAGCGAACTGGTCGATCTCTGGTACAGCCTCCACGGCTGCTCTCTGAATGATAAAAAGGGACGGTTAGGCAAACTGAAGATTATCAGCGCGGGCATGGGTGATCCAATAGCCAGTATGATCACACCGAAGGACTGGGCGCACTATCGTGATCAGCGGCTGCGCGGTGAAATTGATAACGGCTACAGTACCAGTCTGGCAACCCGTAAAGTTTCCACCGGTACGGTGAACTGTGAGCATGCTTTTCTAAGGGCGGTATTCAATGAACTGAAACGCCTGGGGGAATGGTCGCTGCCAAACCCGCTCGAGAATATTCGCGAGTTTGATCAGCCAGAACGTGAAATGGCATGGCTGACTCAGGAACAAATTCTGTTGCTCATGGCGGCATGTGAACAGCATGGAAATGACGAATTAACGCTTATCGTTAAAGTTTGCCTTTCGACCGGCGCACGCTGGAATGAGGCGGCAAAAATCAAAAGCTCGCAAATATCCCCGTACAAAATCACCTTCATCAATACTAAAGGCAAAAAGAACCGTACCGTTCCCCTCACCCGCCCCCTCTATGACGAACTGATCGCCCGTAAAGGCGCGCCCTTCTTGCCCTGCTATAAGCAGTTTTATCGGGTGATCAGGCTGGCGGGCATCGAGCTGCCGGAAGGTCAGATGACGCACGTTCTCCGGCATACGTTCGCCAGTCATTTCATGATGGCCGGTGGCAACATCATCGTGTTGCAACGTATCCTCGGGCACTCAGATATTCGGGTCACTATGCGATACGCGCACTTTGCTCCGGATCACCTGGAAGACGCTATCCACCTGAATCCGCTTGCTCAAATGGTTGGCAACAAAAATTTAATCAGTTGA
- a CDS encoding HNH endonuclease, which translates to MNYFWITQKPKSHKEELENGWIRARPAKIYNQYRETVKSIKKGDLIFFCSSGVISHIGFALGSVMHETDEKGILWTVKFKPHQLEIPIEIRVHKEYLLDKRAKKYSPITSFGKAHQGYCSEINKVTAWFLLSRAGVYYNNDDIIELEKSVGYREAKSASSRVSNLNSLMSKLERRDILDVLGKFEEIQYTDYKFQKSTTYDLDYNGNLFPPKVIFGVSAIAVINRVLFADEFTGGLDSVCFKVLTSLGFNIIEKSVSDVNSQKKAIDLLIEDIYEIEKDANISITDRKQLIDARVGQGKFRSDLNKLYGKCLLTDISLDVMLRASHIKPWRESSNYERLDPYNGLLLSANVDILFDKGLISFKANGELLISPVLVENNILELIGIHAVTSVKINEKCQKYLGWHRNKYFPSHGDKDVHD; encoded by the coding sequence ATGAATTACTTCTGGATTACACAAAAGCCAAAGTCACACAAAGAAGAATTAGAAAACGGATGGATAAGAGCCAGACCGGCAAAAATATATAATCAATACAGAGAAACGGTTAAGTCTATCAAGAAGGGAGACTTGATTTTTTTTTGTAGTAGTGGGGTGATTAGCCACATCGGGTTTGCACTTGGTTCTGTCATGCACGAAACTGATGAAAAAGGCATATTATGGACGGTGAAGTTTAAGCCTCACCAGTTAGAAATTCCCATAGAGATTCGCGTTCACAAAGAATATCTTTTAGATAAAAGAGCGAAAAAGTATTCTCCGATAACTTCTTTCGGTAAAGCACATCAAGGTTATTGTTCTGAAATTAATAAAGTCACTGCATGGTTTCTGCTTTCTAGAGCAGGAGTGTATTATAATAATGACGATATTATCGAGTTAGAAAAATCCGTGGGATACAGAGAGGCGAAATCGGCAAGTTCAAGAGTTTCTAATCTCAATTCTCTTATGTCTAAACTTGAGCGACGAGACATCCTAGATGTATTAGGTAAATTTGAAGAAATACAATATACTGATTATAAATTCCAAAAATCAACCACATATGATCTTGACTATAATGGTAATCTATTCCCACCTAAAGTCATATTTGGAGTTTCAGCAATAGCAGTAATAAATCGAGTACTTTTCGCTGATGAGTTTACTGGTGGGTTGGATTCGGTTTGTTTCAAAGTTCTTACGTCACTAGGATTTAATATTATAGAGAAATCGGTCTCTGATGTTAATTCTCAAAAAAAAGCTATTGATTTACTTATTGAGGATATTTACGAAATTGAAAAAGATGCGAACATATCAATAACAGACCGAAAACAACTGATTGACGCACGGGTTGGGCAAGGAAAGTTCAGAAGTGATCTAAATAAGTTATATGGCAAATGCCTTCTTACTGACATTTCCCTTGACGTAATGCTGAGAGCGAGTCACATAAAACCTTGGCGAGAATCATCGAATTATGAGCGACTTGATCCTTATAACGGATTACTATTATCTGCAAATGTTGATATTCTTTTTGATAAGGGGTTAATAAGCTTTAAGGCTAATGGTGAATTGCTTATATCACCAGTATTAGTTGAGAATAATATTCTGGAACTAATAGGTATACACGCAGTAACGAGTGTTAAAATTAACGAAAAATGTCAAAAATATTTGGGCTGGCATAGAAATAAATATTTCCCAAGCCATGGGGATAAAGATGTTCATGATTAA